Proteins from one Panthera leo isolate Ple1 chromosome D1, P.leo_Ple1_pat1.1, whole genome shotgun sequence genomic window:
- the LOC122201372 gene encoding mas-related G-protein coupled receptor member X2-like codes for MDHYCEAVNRSSNDSTGMSPGAGMTGQVLLRSITVVVALCGLVGNGAVIWLIRASVRRNAFSVYNLSLAVADLMHLCLQIVFCARQILKPFLHRCFHVPGILMVLRFSSYFTGLGVMTAISLQRCLSVLFPIWYRCHCPRHLSAGVSALLWLLTFLMNILRGHACGQLSTSTTRFCPALVAITDVWVVVLFVTMGTSSLLLLRQVRDSARLHLPRRLYLVVLLTALVFFLCGVPLSVIRFLMWKVESQALNDVSVLLSCVNSTANPAVYFFIVGLRGRPPKAPLAGVSGGPQGKRQSPGEAPAPPNREGGP; via the coding sequence ATGGACCACTACTGCGAGGCCGTCAACCGTTCCAGCAATGACTCCACAGGGATGTCTCCGGGGGCGGGGATGACTGGCCAGGTGCTCCTCCGGTCCATCACGGTGGTCGTGGCCCTCTGCGGGCTGGTGGGAAACGGGGCCGTGATCTGGCTCATCCGCGCGTCCGTCAGGAGAAACGCCTTCTCTGTCTACAACCTCAGTCTCGCCGTGGCGGATCTCATGCATCTGTGCTTGCAGATCGTGTTCTGCGCACGCCAAATCCTGAAGCCCTTCCTCCACCGCTGCTTTCACGTTCCAGGCATCCTTATGGTCCTCAGGTTCTCGTCCTACTTCACCGGCCTGGGTGTCATGACCGCCATCAGCCTCCAGCGATGTCTGTCCGTCCTCTTCCCCATTTGGTACCGGTGCCACTGCCCCAGGCACCTGTCGGCCGGCGTGAGCGCCCTCCTCTGGCTTCTGACCTTTCTGATGAACATTCTGAGAGGCCACGCCTGCGGCCAGCTGTCCACCTCGACCACTCGCTTCTGCCCTGCGCTTGTGGCTATCACGGACGTGTGGGTCGTCGTCCTCTTTGTCACCATGGGCACATCCAGCCTGCTGCTACTCCGCCAAGTCCGCGACAGCGCCCGCCTTCACCTGCCCAGAAGGCTCTACCTGGTTGTCCTGCTGACCGCCCTGGTCTTCTTTCTGTGCGGCGTGCCCCTCAGCGTCATCAGGTTCCTGATGTGGAAAGTGGAAAGCCAGGCTCTCAATGACGTCAGCGTCCTCCTGTCTTGCGTCAACAGCACTGCGAACCCTGCCGTTTACTTCTTCATCGTTGGCCTTCGGGGGCGGCCGCCGAAGGCGCCCCTCGCGGGGGTCTCTGGAGGACcccaggggaagagacagagcccGGGAGAGGCGCCGGCCCCGCCCAACAGAGAGGGCGGCCCCTGA